One window from the genome of Acuticoccus sediminis encodes:
- a CDS encoding phosphoribosylanthranilate isomerase: MIAAGLRIDPRWPKPAVRPRVKICGITRPDLADAAVAAGADMIGLVHFPPSPRHLPLEEAAAVADRARGRAMTVALTVDADDATLDALMRTVRPDAVQLHGKESPERVRALAERYGRPMAKALGVASAADLAAAADYDGALLVLDAKPPKDADRPGGHGVSFDWSVLDALPPDTLYMLSGGLTPETVAAALRTARPYAVDVSSGVETDRLKDPEKMAAFVAAVATRG, encoded by the coding sequence GTGATCGCCGCCGGCCTGCGGATCGATCCGCGCTGGCCGAAGCCGGCGGTGCGTCCGCGGGTCAAGATCTGCGGCATCACCCGCCCCGACCTCGCCGACGCGGCGGTCGCGGCGGGTGCCGACATGATCGGCCTCGTCCACTTTCCCCCCAGCCCGCGCCACCTCCCGCTGGAGGAGGCGGCGGCGGTCGCCGACCGCGCGCGGGGGCGGGCGATGACCGTCGCCCTGACCGTCGACGCGGACGACGCGACGCTGGACGCGCTGATGCGCACCGTCCGGCCCGACGCGGTGCAGCTCCACGGCAAGGAGAGCCCGGAGCGCGTGCGCGCGCTCGCGGAGCGCTACGGGCGGCCGATGGCCAAGGCCCTCGGCGTCGCCTCCGCGGCCGACCTCGCCGCGGCGGCGGACTATGACGGCGCGCTGCTGGTGCTCGACGCCAAGCCGCCGAAGGACGCCGACCGCCCGGGCGGTCACGGCGTCAGCTTCGACTGGTCGGTGCTGGACGCGCTGCCGCCGGACACCCTCTACATGCTCTCCGGCGGCCTGACGCCCGAGACGGTCGCGGCGGCACTCCGGACGGCCCGGCCCTACGCGGTCGACGTGTCGTCCGGGGTCGAGACCGACCGGCTGAAGGATCCGGAGAAGATGGCGGCGTTCGTCGCGGCCGTCGCCACGAGGGGATAG
- the uraH gene encoding hydroxyisourate hydrolase — protein MAGRLTTHVLDTVHGTPASGVAVTLCDQDGNEIASGTTNADGRLDGPILDGDTFLPGRYTLEFGAGDYFRRVGLDLPEPAFLDVVVIAFGIADASSHYHVPLLISPYSYSTYRGS, from the coding sequence ATGGCAGGACGGCTCACCACGCACGTGCTCGACACCGTTCACGGCACGCCCGCCAGCGGCGTCGCGGTTACATTGTGCGACCAGGACGGCAACGAGATCGCCTCCGGAACCACCAACGCCGACGGCCGCCTCGACGGTCCGATCCTGGACGGCGACACCTTCCTGCCGGGTCGGTACACCCTGGAATTCGGCGCCGGAGACTACTTCCGCCGCGTCGGCCTCGACCTGCCGGAGCCGGCCTTCCTCGACGTCGTGGTGATCGCCTTCGGCATCGCCGACGCCAGCTCGCACTACCACGTCCCCCTCCTCATCTCCCCCTACTCGTATTCCACCTATCGCGGGTCCTGA
- a CDS encoding glycosyl transferase family 90, whose protein sequence is MSDTAASRSMPEGGAGDAERVGRAAAQPKLSLSADERLAFYLAPLADEPGQRFPITPDTALLANPQKPFEFSLRRSSNYVANKSFHRNPASKARLKERYFDPLIEAHHRLGINRRFQLVIGDDLRPSTSPTFHKARRVDSGGCSILLPLNDERHFKPVDDVGANDIPFDEKASRVVWRGSTTGVFWAEPYGSRYFIYRDWDAIARNEALDLGFSGIVQLQQVGFTPRHGEIERCKKPRLTQKEQLEAKYLLVLEGNDLASGLKWILASNSVVLMPRCRNESWACESYLVPGVHYVEVAYDLSDLGEVFAWCEANPAACREIAENGKRFMQAFRDPDVERSLFDRVVREYHRRVRWFDPDKAAPVPQ, encoded by the coding sequence GTGTCCGACACTGCGGCGTCACGATCCATGCCAGAGGGCGGCGCCGGGGACGCCGAGCGCGTCGGTCGCGCGGCCGCGCAACCGAAGCTCAGCCTGTCCGCCGACGAGCGGCTCGCGTTCTATCTCGCGCCGCTGGCCGACGAGCCGGGGCAGCGCTTTCCCATCACGCCGGATACGGCGCTTCTTGCCAACCCGCAGAAGCCGTTCGAATTTTCACTTCGCCGTTCGAGCAACTACGTCGCCAACAAGAGCTTCCATCGCAACCCGGCGAGCAAGGCGCGTCTGAAGGAGCGATACTTCGACCCGTTGATCGAGGCGCATCACCGGCTCGGCATCAACCGCCGCTTCCAGCTCGTGATCGGCGACGACCTCCGGCCGTCGACCTCGCCGACCTTCCACAAGGCGCGCCGCGTCGACAGCGGTGGCTGCTCGATCCTGCTGCCGCTGAACGACGAGCGGCATTTCAAGCCCGTGGACGACGTCGGCGCCAACGACATCCCGTTCGACGAGAAGGCGTCCCGTGTGGTCTGGCGCGGATCGACGACGGGCGTGTTCTGGGCAGAACCCTACGGAAGCCGCTACTTCATCTACCGCGACTGGGACGCGATCGCGCGGAACGAGGCGCTCGATCTCGGCTTCTCGGGGATCGTCCAGCTCCAGCAGGTCGGCTTCACACCCCGGCACGGTGAGATTGAGCGCTGCAAGAAGCCGCGCCTCACGCAGAAGGAGCAGCTCGAGGCCAAGTACCTCCTGGTGCTCGAGGGCAACGATCTGGCGTCGGGCCTCAAGTGGATCCTGGCGTCCAACTCCGTCGTCCTGATGCCGCGCTGCCGGAACGAGTCGTGGGCCTGCGAAAGCTATCTCGTCCCGGGCGTGCACTACGTCGAGGTGGCATACGACCTGTCCGATCTCGGCGAGGTGTTCGCATGGTGCGAGGCCAATCCGGCGGCGTGTCGCGAGATCGCCGAGAACGGCAAGCGTTTCATGCAGGCCTTCCGCGACCCCGATGTCGAGCGGTCGCTGTTCGACCGCGTGGTTCGCGAGTACCACCGCCGCGTGCGATGGTTTGATCCGGACAAGGCGGCGCCCGTACCGCAGTAG
- a CDS encoding DUF2927 domain-containing protein — protein sequence MHKFLRLLGIALLASFVTVGRGPAAGEEVDPEALKDAFFRTVFGLEYGGHADAYRVKRFVGPVRFFIDDRSGTGRQLEAQRFLNRLPRRIGHLQAAVVNQRSRANFRVILVRAQDFADVVASELQADSIAMNARCLVGVTTMNGRIQQSTAVIVADDDFLFPRCLVEEVLQGLGPMNDDDSLTESVFNDQSQHAEFTKFDQALMNVLYHPMIRPGMTGTEAHQTLPLVFADLGLSH from the coding sequence ATGCACAAATTCTTAAGACTTCTCGGTATCGCGCTCCTGGCCTCCTTCGTGACGGTCGGCCGCGGCCCCGCCGCGGGCGAGGAGGTCGATCCCGAGGCGTTGAAGGATGCCTTCTTCCGCACCGTCTTCGGCCTGGAGTACGGCGGCCACGCCGACGCGTACCGGGTGAAGCGGTTCGTCGGACCCGTCCGTTTCTTCATCGACGACCGGTCCGGCACGGGCCGCCAGCTCGAGGCGCAGCGGTTCCTGAACCGCCTGCCGCGCCGCATCGGGCATCTCCAGGCGGCGGTGGTCAACCAGCGCTCGCGGGCGAACTTCCGCGTCATCCTCGTCCGGGCGCAGGACTTCGCCGACGTGGTGGCGAGCGAGCTTCAGGCCGACTCCATCGCGATGAACGCGCGCTGCCTCGTCGGCGTGACGACGATGAACGGGCGCATCCAGCAGTCGACGGCGGTGATCGTCGCGGACGACGACTTCCTCTTCCCCCGCTGCCTGGTGGAGGAGGTGCTGCAGGGCCTCGGGCCGATGAACGACGACGACAGTCTCACCGAGAGCGTCTTCAACGACCAGTCGCAGCACGCCGAGTTCACGAAGTTCGACCAGGCGCTGATGAACGTCCTCTACCACCCGATGATCCGTCCCGGCATGACCGGCACGGAGGCGCACCAGACACTGCCGCTGGTGTTCGCGGACCTCGGCCTCTCGCACTGA
- the xdhA gene encoding xanthine dehydrogenase small subunit produces MSATIDFTLNGAPRSVAGLPPTTTLLEYLRAAGLTGTKEGCAEGDCGTCTVAVRDAAGTLRAVNACIMLLPMAHGCAVTTVEGLEDHPIQREMADRHASQCGFCTPGFVMSLWAREPGEPADRQAITDRLAGNLCRCTGYGPIIEAAEVSAPAADALRSGETAAPARPAPGLDYEADGRRYIAPTTEAAFAEAAASHPEATILSGATDVGLWVTKRLFDPPAIISTRSVAGLDAIEERGGTLVVGAGARLSAFARAIAGTAGIAELMRRFGGLQVRNAGTVGGNIANGSPIGDLPPALIAAGATLELGHRDGGRTLPLEDYFIAYGRQDRRPGEYVRAVHVPLAGLAQLACHKVSKRFDSDITAVLGAFALTLDGGTVRDVHLAYGGMAAIPKRAAAAEAALSGRPYTAETVAAAAEALAEDFSPISDMRASSAYRLTVARNLLKRDFIERTDPAVATRLARAADVAA; encoded by the coding sequence ATGTCCGCCACCATCGACTTCACGCTCAACGGCGCGCCCCGCAGTGTCGCCGGCCTGCCGCCGACGACGACCCTCCTGGAATACCTGCGCGCCGCCGGCCTCACCGGCACCAAGGAGGGCTGCGCCGAGGGGGACTGCGGGACCTGCACCGTCGCCGTTCGCGACGCCGCCGGGACGCTGCGCGCGGTCAACGCCTGCATCATGCTGCTGCCGATGGCGCACGGGTGCGCGGTGACGACGGTCGAAGGGCTCGAGGATCACCCGATCCAGCGGGAGATGGCGGACCGCCATGCATCGCAGTGCGGCTTCTGCACGCCCGGCTTCGTGATGTCGCTGTGGGCCCGGGAGCCGGGCGAGCCGGCCGACAGGCAGGCGATCACCGACCGCCTCGCCGGCAACCTTTGCCGCTGCACCGGCTACGGCCCGATCATCGAGGCGGCGGAAGTCTCGGCCCCGGCCGCCGACGCCCTTCGGAGCGGCGAGACTGCCGCCCCGGCGCGCCCCGCCCCCGGCCTCGACTACGAGGCGGACGGCCGGCGCTACATCGCCCCCACCACCGAGGCGGCCTTCGCCGAGGCCGCCGCCAGCCACCCGGAGGCGACGATCCTCTCCGGCGCGACCGACGTCGGCCTGTGGGTCACCAAGCGCCTGTTCGACCCGCCGGCGATCATTTCCACCCGCAGCGTCGCCGGGCTCGACGCGATCGAGGAGCGCGGCGGGACGCTCGTCGTCGGCGCCGGGGCGCGCCTCTCGGCGTTCGCGCGGGCGATCGCCGGGACGGCGGGGATCGCCGAGCTGATGCGCCGCTTCGGCGGCCTCCAGGTGCGCAACGCCGGGACCGTGGGCGGCAACATCGCCAACGGCTCACCCATCGGCGACCTGCCGCCCGCGCTCATCGCCGCCGGCGCCACGCTCGAGCTCGGCCACCGGGACGGCGGCCGCACCCTGCCGCTCGAGGACTACTTCATCGCCTACGGCCGCCAGGATCGGCGGCCGGGGGAGTACGTGCGCGCCGTCCATGTCCCGCTGGCCGGTCTGGCGCAGCTCGCCTGCCACAAGGTCAGCAAGCGCTTCGATTCCGACATCACCGCCGTCCTCGGTGCCTTCGCGCTCACGCTGGACGGCGGGACCGTGCGGGACGTCCACCTCGCCTACGGCGGCATGGCGGCGATCCCGAAGCGCGCGGCCGCCGCCGAGGCCGCCCTCTCCGGCCGGCCCTACACGGCCGAAACCGTCGCCGCAGCGGCCGAGGCGCTCGCCGAGGACTTCTCGCCCATCTCCGACATGCGCGCCTCGTCGGCCTACCGCCTGACGGTCGCGCGCAATCTCCTGAAGCGGGATTTCATCGAACGGACCGACCCCGCGGTCGCAACCCGCCTCGCCCGCGCCGCGGACGTCGCCGCCTGA
- the fabA gene encoding 3-hydroxyacyl-[acyl-carrier-protein] dehydratase FabA, with the protein MTMTRSRFEYEDLLACGRGELFGPGNPQLPLPPMLMFDRISHISAEGGANGKGAIRAELEVREDLWFFACHFRGDPVMPGCLGLDAMWQMLGFFLGWVGGQGRGRALSVGGVKFSGMVTPKVKLIEYGIDLKRVMRSKLTLGIGDGWLKADGEAIYKAEDLRVGLFKDGAAPAGS; encoded by the coding sequence ATGACGATGACAAGGTCGCGGTTCGAATATGAGGATCTTCTCGCTTGCGGGCGGGGCGAGTTGTTTGGTCCTGGAAATCCGCAGCTTCCGCTTCCGCCGATGCTGATGTTCGACCGTATCAGCCATATCTCCGCCGAGGGCGGGGCGAACGGCAAGGGCGCGATCCGCGCCGAGCTGGAAGTGCGCGAGGACCTGTGGTTCTTCGCCTGTCACTTCCGCGGCGACCCGGTGATGCCGGGCTGCCTCGGACTCGACGCGATGTGGCAGATGCTGGGGTTCTTCCTCGGCTGGGTCGGGGGACAGGGGCGCGGTCGCGCGCTGTCCGTCGGCGGCGTCAAATTCTCCGGCATGGTCACGCCGAAAGTGAAGCTGATCGAGTACGGTATCGACTTGAAGCGCGTCATGCGTTCCAAGCTGACGCTCGGGATCGGCGACGGCTGGTTGAAGGCGGACGGCGAGGCCATCTACAAGGCCGAGGATCTGAGGGTCGGTCTGTTCAAGGACGGGGCGGCACCGGCCGGCAGCTAA
- a CDS encoding DNA-3-methyladenine glycosylase I codes for MSLAPGLIDLPDGRPRCWWHQGLPDYVTYHDTEWGRPIADDTRLFEKICLEGFQSGLSWLTILRKRENFRAAFRGFDIATVARFDEADVARLLADPGIVRHRGKIEAAISNARCAETMLEREGSLAAYIWRHEPDNADALDYETATTRTILPEAAALSKTLRKAGWRFVGPTTVTAMFQAAGLVNDHLEGCICREAVSKARAEFVRPRA; via the coding sequence GTGAGTCTCGCCCCCGGCCTCATCGACCTGCCCGACGGACGGCCGCGCTGCTGGTGGCATCAGGGCCTGCCCGACTACGTCACCTACCATGACACCGAATGGGGCCGGCCGATCGCCGACGACACGCGCCTGTTCGAGAAGATCTGTCTCGAAGGCTTCCAGTCCGGCCTCTCTTGGCTGACGATCCTGCGCAAGCGGGAGAACTTCCGCGCCGCCTTCAGGGGCTTCGACATCGCCACCGTCGCCCGCTTCGACGAGGCGGACGTCGCCCGCCTCCTCGCCGATCCGGGAATCGTGCGGCACCGCGGGAAGATCGAGGCGGCGATCAGCAACGCGCGTTGCGCGGAGACAATGCTGGAGCGCGAGGGCTCCCTCGCCGCCTACATCTGGCGGCACGAGCCGGACAATGCCGACGCGCTGGACTACGAGACGGCCACCACCCGCACCATCCTGCCGGAGGCGGCGGCGCTGTCGAAGACGCTGCGCAAGGCCGGGTGGCGCTTCGTCGGGCCGACGACGGTGACGGCGATGTTCCAGGCGGCCGGCCTCGTCAACGACCACCTGGAGGGCTGCATCTGCCGCGAGGCGGTCTCGAAGGCGCGCGCCGAATTCGTCCGTCCGCGCGCCTGA
- the ilvN gene encoding acetolactate synthase small subunit has translation MNQPIGIAPALRPEEAKEKHTITVLVDNEPGVLARVIGLFSGRGYNIDSLTVSETEHERSLSRITIVTTGTPMVIDQIKNQLARLVPVHRVADLTADMRDAVERELALVKVSGRGEQRLEALRLAQAFDARTIDATLTSFVFEITGATAEIERFIALMASVGLVEVSRTGIAAITRGSDPT, from the coding sequence ATGAACCAACCCATCGGAATCGCGCCGGCATTGCGACCCGAGGAGGCGAAGGAGAAGCACACCATCACGGTGCTCGTGGACAACGAGCCCGGTGTCCTCGCCCGCGTGATCGGCCTGTTCTCCGGCCGCGGCTACAACATCGACTCGCTCACCGTCTCCGAGACCGAGCACGAGCGCAGCCTGTCGCGAATTACCATCGTCACCACGGGCACGCCCATGGTGATCGATCAGATCAAGAACCAGCTCGCCCGGCTCGTCCCGGTCCACCGCGTCGCCGATCTCACCGCCGACATGCGCGACGCGGTGGAGCGGGAGCTGGCGCTCGTAAAGGTGTCCGGGCGCGGCGAACAGCGGCTCGAGGCGCTGCGCCTGGCGCAGGCGTTCGACGCGCGCACCATCGACGCGACGCTGACCTCCTTCGTGTTCGAGATCACCGGCGCCACGGCCGAGATCGAGCGCTTCATCGCGCTCATGGCCTCGGTGGGGCTGGTCGAGGTCTCCCGCACCGGGATCGCCGCGATCACCCGCGGGTCGGATCCGACCTGA
- the fabB gene encoding beta-ketoacyl-ACP synthase I, with protein sequence MRRVVVTGMGIVSPLGGSTQEVTASLQEGRSGIVRAESYAEHGFRCQVHGAPTLDPTESVDRRAMRFHGGGTAWNHVAMDQAIRESGLEPYEVSNERTGIVMGSGGPSTRTIVEAADIARAKGPKRVGPFAVPKAMSSTASATLSTHFKIKGINYSISAACATTNICIGHAAEQIALGKQDVVFAGGCEELDWTLSVLFDAMGAMSTHYNDTPAVASRPFDKNRDGFVIAGGGGVLVLEELEHAKARGAPIIAEIVGYAATSDGHDMVAPSGEGGERAMRMAIKEAGGRKIDYINPHATATPIGDLKEVEAIRAVFGKDIPPISGTKSLSGHAQGAAGVHEAIYSLLMMRSGFIAASANIDELDPAFEDVPIVRERLDNVELNTILSNGFGFGGTNASLVLARYDG encoded by the coding sequence ATGAGACGCGTCGTCGTCACCGGAATGGGCATCGTCTCGCCGCTCGGCGGGTCGACGCAAGAGGTGACCGCATCGTTGCAGGAAGGCCGGTCCGGCATCGTCCGGGCCGAATCCTATGCTGAACACGGTTTCCGTTGCCAAGTGCATGGCGCGCCCACGCTGGACCCGACCGAGTCGGTCGACCGCCGTGCCATGCGCTTCCACGGCGGCGGCACCGCCTGGAACCATGTCGCCATGGATCAGGCGATCCGCGAGTCCGGGCTGGAGCCGTACGAAGTCTCCAACGAGCGCACCGGCATCGTGATGGGCTCCGGCGGCCCGTCGACCCGCACCATCGTGGAAGCGGCCGACATCGCGCGCGCCAAGGGTCCCAAGCGGGTCGGCCCGTTCGCGGTGCCCAAGGCGATGAGTTCGACCGCGTCGGCGACGCTGTCGACCCACTTCAAGATCAAGGGGATCAACTATTCGATCTCCGCGGCGTGCGCGACGACCAACATCTGCATCGGCCACGCCGCCGAGCAGATCGCGCTCGGCAAGCAGGACGTCGTCTTCGCCGGCGGCTGCGAGGAGCTCGACTGGACGCTCTCCGTCCTGTTCGACGCCATGGGCGCCATGTCGACGCACTACAACGACACGCCCGCGGTCGCCTCGCGTCCGTTCGACAAGAACCGTGACGGCTTCGTCATCGCCGGCGGCGGCGGTGTCCTCGTCCTCGAGGAGCTGGAGCACGCCAAGGCCCGCGGCGCGCCGATCATCGCCGAGATCGTCGGCTACGCCGCGACGTCGGACGGCCACGACATGGTCGCGCCGTCGGGCGAGGGCGGCGAGCGGGCGATGCGCATGGCCATCAAGGAAGCCGGGGGCCGCAAGATCGACTACATCAACCCGCACGCCACCGCGACGCCGATCGGCGACCTCAAGGAGGTGGAGGCGATCCGCGCCGTGTTCGGCAAGGACATCCCGCCGATCTCGGGGACGAAGTCGCTCTCCGGCCATGCCCAGGGCGCGGCCGGCGTGCACGAGGCCATCTACTCGCTGCTCATGATGCGGTCCGGCTTCATCGCCGCGTCCGCCAACATCGACGAGCTGGACCCCGCATTCGAGGACGTGCCGATCGTACGCGAGCGGCTCGACAACGTAGAGCTGAACACGATCTTGTCCAACGGCTTCGGTTTCGGCGGTACCAACGCCTCACTGGTCCTGGCGCGCTACGATGGGTGA
- the irrA gene encoding iron response transcriptional regulator IrrA has protein sequence MDGAKDVRSPAVDIRDMLKTSGLRPTRQRVALGDLLFARGHRHISAEGLHEEAITARVPVSLATVYNTLHQFTEVGLLREIAVDGTKTYFDTNTDDHHHFFDETNGEVTDIPGDSLSLGRLPEAPEGMEISRVDVVVRIRPRP, from the coding sequence ATGGACGGCGCGAAGGACGTGCGGTCTCCGGCCGTGGATATCCGCGACATGCTGAAGACCTCCGGTCTGCGGCCGACGCGTCAGCGCGTCGCGCTCGGCGACCTGTTGTTCGCCCGGGGCCACCGGCACATTTCGGCAGAAGGCCTGCATGAAGAGGCGATTACCGCCCGCGTCCCGGTGTCGCTGGCGACCGTCTACAACACGCTGCACCAGTTCACCGAGGTCGGCCTCCTGCGCGAAATCGCGGTCGACGGCACGAAGACCTACTTCGACACCAACACCGACGACCACCACCATTTCTTCGACGAGACGAACGGCGAAGTGACCGACATTCCGGGCGATTCGCTGTCCCTCGGCCGCCTGCCCGAGGCGCCGGAAGGCATGGAGATCTCGCGGGTCGACGTCGTGGTGCGGATCCGCCCGCGGCCCTGA
- the trpB gene encoding tryptophan synthase subunit beta yields the protein MSERPNSFRNGPDERGRFGIFGGRFVAETLMPLILELEKSWDEARNDTAFAAELSTLGTHYIGRPSPLYYAERLSDELGGARVYLKRDELNHTGSHKINNCIGQILLAQRMGKTRIIAETGAGQHGVATATVCARFGLPCVVYMGAKDIERQAPNVFRMRLLGAEVVPVEAGAGTLKDAMNEALRDWVANVDNTYYLIGTAAGPHPYPAMVRDFQSVIGNEARTQILEMAGRLPDLLVAAVGGGSNAIGLFHPFLDDAAVAITGVEAGGEGLDGDKHCASLTAGAPGVLHGNRTYLLQDDDGQILEGHSISAGLDYPGIGPEHSWLKETGRVSYVPINDEEALAAFQLLARTEGILPALEPSHALAHVAKVAPTMGRDQIVLMNLCGRGDKDVHTVAAAIDARAQKAN from the coding sequence GTGAGCGAACGCCCCAATTCATTCCGCAATGGTCCCGACGAGCGAGGTCGCTTCGGGATCTTCGGTGGCCGCTTCGTGGCCGAGACCCTGATGCCGCTGATCCTGGAGCTCGAAAAGTCCTGGGACGAGGCGCGCAACGACACGGCCTTCGCCGCGGAACTGTCGACGCTGGGCACCCACTACATCGGCCGTCCGTCGCCGCTCTACTACGCCGAGCGACTCAGCGACGAGCTGGGCGGCGCGCGCGTCTACCTGAAGCGCGACGAGCTGAACCACACCGGCAGCCACAAGATCAACAACTGCATCGGCCAGATCCTGCTCGCCCAGCGCATGGGCAAGACGCGGATCATCGCCGAGACGGGCGCGGGCCAGCACGGCGTCGCGACCGCCACGGTGTGCGCCCGCTTCGGGCTGCCGTGCGTCGTCTACATGGGCGCCAAGGACATCGAGCGGCAGGCGCCGAACGTGTTCCGCATGCGCCTCCTGGGCGCCGAGGTGGTGCCGGTGGAGGCGGGCGCCGGCACGCTGAAGGACGCGATGAACGAGGCGCTGCGCGATTGGGTCGCCAACGTCGACAATACCTACTACCTCATCGGCACCGCCGCGGGGCCGCATCCGTACCCGGCGATGGTGCGTGACTTCCAGTCCGTCATCGGCAACGAGGCGCGCACGCAGATCCTGGAGATGGCGGGCCGCCTGCCGGACCTGCTGGTGGCCGCGGTCGGCGGCGGCTCCAACGCCATCGGCCTGTTCCACCCGTTCCTGGACGACGCGGCGGTGGCGATCACCGGCGTCGAGGCCGGCGGGGAGGGGCTCGACGGCGACAAGCACTGCGCCTCGCTGACGGCGGGCGCGCCGGGCGTCCTCCACGGCAACCGCACCTACCTCCTGCAGGACGACGACGGGCAGATCCTCGAGGGCCACTCGATCTCGGCCGGGCTCGACTATCCCGGCATCGGTCCGGAGCACTCGTGGCTGAAGGAGACGGGCCGCGTCTCCTACGTGCCGATCAACGACGAGGAGGCCCTGGCCGCGTTCCAGCTCCTCGCCCGGACGGAGGGCATCCTGCCGGCGCTCGAGCCGTCGCACGCGCTCGCGCACGTGGCAAAGGTTGCACCGACGATGGGTCGTGACCAAATCGTCCTGATGAATCTGTGCGGGCGCGGGGACAAGGACGTTCACACCGTCGCCGCCGCGATCGACGCCCGCGCTCAGAAGGCCAATTAA
- the thpR gene encoding RNA 2',3'-cyclic phosphodiesterase gives MPRLFTALTLPEDVRMWLTGLRGGLRGARFIDPENYHVTLRFIGDIDEPTADEVVAALSRIRRAPVTVRLSGLGSFGNKKQPHSVWARVEPTPELMELQADQERALQRIGLPAEPRRFTPHVTIARCKGASARDVADWLTVRGGFSAPPFVAETFALLSSRSSVGGGPYVTEDVYPLGMAHAA, from the coding sequence ATGCCGCGCCTGTTCACCGCTCTCACCCTTCCCGAGGATGTTCGAATGTGGCTGACCGGTCTTCGCGGCGGTCTGCGCGGGGCCCGGTTCATCGATCCCGAGAACTACCACGTCACGCTGCGGTTCATCGGCGACATCGACGAGCCGACGGCGGACGAGGTTGTGGCGGCCCTGTCGCGGATCCGGCGGGCGCCGGTGACGGTGCGGCTGTCGGGCCTCGGTTCGTTCGGCAACAAGAAGCAGCCCCATTCCGTCTGGGCGCGGGTCGAGCCGACGCCGGAGCTGATGGAGCTGCAGGCGGATCAGGAGCGGGCGCTGCAGCGCATCGGCCTCCCCGCCGAGCCGCGCCGCTTTACGCCGCATGTGACGATCGCGCGCTGCAAGGGCGCGAGCGCCCGGGACGTCGCGGACTGGCTGACGGTGCGCGGCGGCTTCTCCGCGCCGCCGTTCGTGGCCGAGACGTTCGCGCTGCTGTCGTCCCGCTCGTCCGTCGGCGGCGGCCCTTACGTGACCGAGGACGTCTACCCGCTCGGGATGGCGCACGCCGCCTGA
- the fabI gene encoding enoyl-ACP reductase FabI, with protein MAGKRGVVMGVANNHSIAWGITQTLAAEGAEIGLTYQNDQFGRRVRPLADKVEAAFLEQCDVEDLASVDRLFETAGRTWGSIDFFVHAVAFSDKNELKGLYADTTRENFTRTMVISCFSFTESAKRAAALMTNGGSMLTLTYGGSVKVMPNYNVMGVAKAALESSVRYLAADFGSGGVRVNAISAGPVRTLAGAGVTDARLMFNYQRKHSPLERTVTIDEIGRSSAYLLSDYSSGVTGEIHYVDSGYNIVSMPKLDELRAEERREIIEEKVEATAPGILAEGS; from the coding sequence ATGGCCGGCAAGCGCGGCGTGGTGATGGGCGTTGCCAACAACCACTCCATCGCGTGGGGGATCACGCAGACGCTGGCCGCCGAGGGGGCGGAAATCGGTCTGACCTACCAGAACGACCAGTTCGGCCGCCGCGTGCGCCCGCTGGCCGACAAGGTCGAGGCGGCGTTCCTCGAGCAGTGCGACGTGGAGGATCTCGCCTCCGTCGACCGCCTGTTCGAGACCGCCGGCAGGACCTGGGGGTCGATCGACTTCTTCGTCCACGCCGTCGCCTTCTCCGACAAGAACGAGCTGAAGGGCCTCTACGCGGACACCACGCGCGAGAACTTCACCCGCACGATGGTGATCTCGTGCTTCTCGTTCACCGAGTCGGCCAAGCGCGCGGCCGCCCTGATGACCAACGGCGGGTCGATGCTGACCCTGACCTACGGCGGCTCCGTCAAGGTCATGCCGAACTACAACGTCATGGGCGTGGCGAAGGCGGCCCTTGAGTCGTCGGTGCGCTACCTCGCTGCGGATTTCGGCAGCGGCGGCGTGCGCGTCAACGCGATCTCGGCGGGCCCCGTGCGCACCCTGGCGGGCGCCGGCGTCACCGATGCGCGGCTGATGTTCAACTACCAGCGCAAGCACTCGCCGCTGGAGCGCACGGTCACCATCGACGAGATCGGCCGGTCCTCGGCGTACCTGCTGTCCGACTACTCGTCCGGCGTGACCGGCGAGATCCACTATGTGGATTCGGGCTACAACATCGTCTCCATGCCCAAGCTCGACGAGCTCCGGGCGGAGGAGCGCCGGGAGATCATCGAGGAGAAGGTCGAGGCGACGGCGCCCGGCATCCTGGCCGAGGGATCGTGA